One segment of Trichlorobacter ammonificans DNA contains the following:
- a CDS encoding methionine ABC transporter ATP-binding protein — protein sequence MIQLTDISVRFDGGESPVEAVKSVSLHIGKGEIFGIVGTSGAGKSTLVRTINLLERPNAGTVSIDGVDITRFKGEELRKLRLRTGMIFQQFNLINTRTVFDNVAFALKVAGRSKQEIGQRVPELLALVGLADKSNAYPAQLSGGQKQRVGIARALANSPQVVLCDEPTSALDLETTASILELLQEINRKFGITIVIITHEIAVVKAICDRVAVMDAGTVVEKGAVYDIFANPQHEFTRQLVARTLNLELPPRLLDSPRETIIKLHYRGERAEEPVISETIRNFNVQVNILHGHIEYIGGKPLGSLVISLDGEPDAVSRAATFIKSRTAGFEVLK from the coding sequence ATGATTCAACTGACTGACATCAGTGTACGCTTCGACGGAGGAGAAAGCCCCGTCGAAGCGGTAAAGAGCGTGTCACTCCATATCGGCAAAGGCGAAATTTTCGGCATTGTCGGCACCAGTGGCGCCGGTAAAAGCACCCTGGTCCGCACCATCAATCTGCTGGAACGGCCGAATGCCGGGACAGTGAGCATTGATGGTGTCGATATTACCCGGTTTAAAGGTGAAGAACTGCGAAAACTGCGACTCAGAACCGGCATGATCTTTCAGCAGTTCAATCTGATCAATACCAGAACGGTCTTTGACAATGTTGCCTTTGCCTTGAAGGTAGCCGGCCGCTCGAAACAGGAAATCGGGCAACGGGTTCCGGAGCTGCTGGCGCTGGTCGGGCTGGCGGACAAGTCAAATGCCTATCCGGCGCAACTCTCCGGCGGTCAGAAACAGCGGGTGGGCATTGCACGGGCGCTGGCCAATTCACCGCAGGTAGTGCTGTGTGATGAACCGACCTCGGCGCTTGATCTGGAAACCACTGCTTCGATTCTGGAGTTGCTTCAGGAGATCAATAGGAAGTTTGGCATTACCATTGTCATTATCACGCATGAAATAGCAGTGGTGAAGGCCATCTGCGACCGGGTGGCGGTCATGGATGCCGGAACAGTTGTGGAAAAAGGGGCTGTTTATGACATTTTCGCCAATCCACAGCATGAATTTACCCGGCAATTAGTGGCGAGAACTCTCAATCTTGAGCTGCCTCCCCGTCTTCTTGATTCGCCGCGTGAAACAATAATCAAACTCCACTATCGCGGAGAACGGGCAGAAGAACCGGTTATTTCGGAAACAATCCGTAATTTTAATGTGCAGGTCAATATTCTGCATGGGCATATTGAATATATCGGAGGAAAACCGCTTGGTTCCCTGGTTATTTCCCTGGATGGGGAACCTGATGCGGTCTCTCGTGCCGCGACATTTATTAAAAGCCGGACAGCCGGGTTTGAGGTACTGAAATGA
- a CDS encoding methionine ABC transporter permease, whose protein sequence is MRELLQDLVKAFGETFQMVGVSLTLSIVIGIPLGLLLFVSSRGLFLSNRFINMVGGLLVNIIRSVPFVILLVLVLPITQKLVGSTIGPGAASVPLSIVSVAFYARLVQVALCEVNRGVIEAATATGATPLQIITHVLMPEALPGLLRGLTVTAVSLIGYSAMAGIVGGGGVGDLAIRFGYYRYETNVMVITVVILIVLVQLVQTFGDYIAAKSDRG, encoded by the coding sequence ATGCGCGAACTGCTGCAGGATCTTGTCAAGGCTTTCGGAGAAACCTTTCAGATGGTTGGTGTCTCGTTGACACTCTCGATTGTAATAGGGATACCGCTGGGTCTACTGCTGTTTGTCAGCAGCCGCGGGCTCTTTTTAAGCAATCGCTTTATCAATATGGTTGGCGGGTTGCTGGTGAATATCATCCGCTCGGTTCCCTTTGTTATTCTGCTGGTGCTGGTATTGCCGATAACCCAGAAACTGGTCGGCTCAACAATAGGACCAGGCGCCGCATCGGTGCCGCTTTCGATCGTGTCAGTCGCATTTTATGCCCGCCTGGTACAGGTTGCGCTTTGCGAAGTCAATCGCGGCGTCATCGAGGCGGCCACCGCCACCGGCGCCACGCCACTGCAAATCATCACCCATGTGCTGATGCCTGAGGCACTGCCGGGATTATTGCGGGGGCTTACCGTGACTGCGGTCAGCCTGATCGGTTACTCAGCCATGGCCGGTATTGTAGGAGGTGGAGGCGTTGGCGACCTGGCAATCCGCTTCGGCTATTACCGTTACGAAACCAATGTCATGGTTATTACGGTGGTGATTCTGATTGTGCTGGTGCAACTGGTTCAAACATTTGGCGATTATATCGCCGCCAAGTCAGACAGAGGATGA
- a CDS encoding 4-hydroxyphenylacetate 3-hydroxylase N-terminal domain-containing protein, producing MKNGAQYRNSLKKLRPNLFKWGKLLKDVTRNPATKLHVDAIAACYDAAFDPEQRTLFTNQSHLSGKPAHRWNTLMRTPEDILANARMKRAQFHRTGACHGATCAGWTMLNALWAVTWEIDQARGTTYHSRLERYFRFLEDNSLATAGALTDAKGNRSLGPATQPLLDSHLHIKEIREDGVVVRGVKAQICGVAAAHEIVCVPGGSLKEDESSFAIAFAIPRDVAGLTIVETRRPSDTRDEEEGWDAPKVGGISQAFLLFDDVFVPNERIFLNGEHEFAALFINIFTALYRAPIGACVAGQGDVMIGAAIELAQAAGLSQKIFQDRLTRMAINNETTFGLGIGAIFNGSSHPSGLWIPDPLLSHVNKILVATLPYDTKRIAQELGGGIVETGCFPSYRDLHSPLYGKELLDSLAAASDGETRARLARLQEWLTIGGGIPGCLNGGGAPDGARIMVRALEPWKEFAALARVIAGVQ from the coding sequence ATGAAAAATGGAGCCCAGTATCGCAACAGCCTGAAAAAACTACGTCCGAATCTGTTCAAATGGGGCAAACTGCTCAAGGATGTTACGCGCAACCCGGCCACGAAACTGCATGTAGATGCCATTGCCGCCTGCTATGATGCCGCGTTTGATCCGGAGCAGCGCACGCTTTTCACCAACCAGTCGCACCTGAGTGGAAAACCGGCCCACCGCTGGAACACCTTGATGCGTACCCCCGAAGACATTCTTGCCAATGCCCGCATGAAACGCGCCCAGTTTCACCGTACCGGCGCCTGCCACGGTGCGACCTGCGCCGGCTGGACCATGCTGAATGCTCTCTGGGCGGTCACCTGGGAAATAGACCAAGCACGGGGTACAACGTATCACTCCCGGCTGGAACGTTATTTCCGCTTTCTTGAGGACAACTCCCTGGCAACAGCCGGAGCGCTGACCGATGCCAAAGGGAATCGCAGCCTGGGACCGGCGACACAACCTTTGCTCGACAGTCACCTGCACATCAAGGAAATCCGTGAAGACGGCGTAGTGGTGCGCGGTGTCAAGGCTCAAATCTGTGGCGTGGCCGCTGCCCATGAAATCGTCTGCGTTCCGGGAGGTAGTCTCAAGGAGGATGAAAGCTCCTTTGCCATCGCCTTTGCCATACCACGTGATGTTGCGGGACTTACCATTGTGGAAACCCGCAGGCCCAGCGATACCAGGGATGAAGAGGAGGGGTGGGATGCGCCCAAGGTTGGCGGAATTTCCCAGGCGTTTCTGCTGTTTGATGATGTTTTTGTGCCCAACGAACGCATCTTCCTCAATGGTGAACATGAGTTCGCCGCGCTGTTCATCAACATCTTTACCGCTCTGTACCGTGCTCCCATCGGCGCCTGCGTGGCTGGACAGGGAGATGTGATGATCGGGGCGGCAATAGAACTGGCCCAGGCGGCCGGCCTGTCACAGAAAATATTCCAGGATCGCCTGACCCGCATGGCGATCAACAATGAAACAACCTTTGGCCTGGGAATTGGCGCCATTTTCAACGGCTCATCCCATCCCTCCGGACTCTGGATACCTGACCCGCTGCTCTCCCATGTGAACAAGATACTGGTCGCCACCCTTCCCTACGATACCAAACGGATCGCCCAGGAGTTGGGAGGCGGCATTGTGGAAACCGGCTGTTTCCCGTCATACAGGGATCTGCACTCCCCGCTGTACGGCAAGGAGCTGCTGGATTCACTGGCAGCAGCTTCAGACGGCGAAACACGCGCTCGTCTGGCCCGATTGCAGGAATGGCTGACCATCGGCGGCGGCATACCGGGCTGCCTCAATGGAGGAGGGGCTCCCGATGGCGCGCGCATCATGGTGCGGGCGCTGGAACCTTGGAAAGAATTTGCCGCTCTGGCCCGCGTCATTGCGGGAGTGCAGTAA
- a CDS encoding phenylacetate--CoA ligase family protein: MPDTCTSTNRTDVFWDASVETLPRAELEALQLRLLKDHLDFAFRNSGYYRQSFADNGVSPRDLDSLHDLDKFPFINKQTLRERQTAHPLLGDITAVAEREVVYVSASSGSTGVPTLSPFTGKDFDDWQDLQARLFYQAGMRDHDRYLHALNFSLFVGGPDVIGAQRLGALCIWAGTVPAERLLFFAKELQPTVTWTTPSYAWYLGETALTEGMDPARDLAIRRIIVAGEPGGSIPETRRAIENLWNAELYDFYGISDIFGACAGMCSEREGLHIAEDHMLVEVLDPVSGKPCAHGEKGELVLTTLQKRARPMIRFRTGDIVTRDAAPCFCGRTHARIWIHGRTDDMFIINGVNLFPSDVEVAVRSIPEATGEYRIILTREQHLTRFHLEIEQRKGTATSNQALAEQVRLLLRNRHGIAPHTVKVLDDGALPRAVHKAKRVLDNR, encoded by the coding sequence ATGCCGGACACATGTACCAGCACAAACAGAACTGATGTTTTCTGGGACGCCTCTGTCGAGACCTTGCCCAGGGCCGAGTTGGAAGCCCTGCAGCTCCGGCTTTTGAAGGATCATCTTGATTTTGCCTTCCGTAACTCCGGCTACTACCGGCAGTCCTTTGCAGACAACGGAGTATCACCGCGCGACCTTGACTCCCTGCACGACCTGGACAAGTTCCCTTTCATCAACAAGCAGACCCTGCGCGAACGTCAGACCGCTCATCCTCTGCTGGGCGACATCACTGCCGTAGCGGAACGGGAGGTAGTGTACGTCTCCGCTTCCAGCGGGTCCACCGGAGTTCCCACTCTCTCGCCCTTTACCGGCAAGGATTTTGATGACTGGCAGGACCTGCAGGCCCGGCTCTTTTATCAGGCCGGCATGCGCGACCATGATCGTTACCTGCATGCGCTGAATTTTTCCCTGTTTGTCGGCGGCCCGGATGTAATCGGCGCTCAGCGGCTGGGTGCTCTCTGCATCTGGGCAGGCACGGTTCCGGCAGAACGTCTGCTGTTTTTTGCAAAAGAGCTGCAACCGACTGTCACCTGGACCACGCCATCCTACGCCTGGTATCTGGGTGAAACGGCCCTGACTGAAGGCATGGACCCGGCCCGTGACCTGGCTATCCGCAGAATTATCGTCGCCGGTGAGCCGGGTGGCTCAATCCCGGAGACACGCCGGGCGATTGAGAACCTCTGGAACGCCGAGTTGTACGACTTCTACGGCATATCGGATATCTTCGGCGCCTGCGCAGGTATGTGCTCGGAACGGGAAGGATTGCATATTGCCGAAGATCATATGCTTGTAGAGGTGCTTGATCCGGTGTCCGGAAAACCATGCGCCCATGGTGAAAAAGGAGAGCTGGTATTGACAACCCTGCAGAAGCGGGCGCGGCCAATGATTCGCTTCCGCACCGGCGATATCGTCACCCGCGATGCAGCCCCCTGCTTCTGCGGCAGAACCCACGCCAGAATATGGATTCACGGCCGCACCGACGACATGTTCATCATCAACGGCGTCAACCTGTTTCCCTCCGATGTGGAGGTTGCTGTGCGCAGCATTCCTGAAGCTACCGGCGAATACCGGATCATACTTACCAGGGAACAGCACCTGACCCGCTTCCATCTGGAAATAGAGCAACGCAAAGGCACTGCCACAAGCAATCAGGCACTTGCCGAACAGGTGCGATTGCTGCTCCGCAACCGTCACGGCATAGCGCCTCACACCGTCAAGGTGCTTGATGACGGAGCTCTTCCCCGTGCAGTACACAAGGCAAAACGAGTACTGGACAATCGATAA
- a CDS encoding sulfurtransferase, whose protein sequence is MKTGIIRIVLLAAGLMGLMSFAAYAETADYKGFERGNALISVQELKQLIDRNDGKLVILAAENNAEYGRGHIPGARQVDRPAYEAPPETQNGVNGNIISPEGFTAMARKLGIDPDSTVVVYDTKYDATRLWWAFSYYGKGDVRVLDGGLKAWKAAGYPIETLAPAAPAKTGTFTARVALPSLRVDTADIVAARQSGKAQLWDNRDSKEFTGEELKKGAVRAGRIPGSVSSDWIHFKKKDNQAEWLPAAELKTVLARQGYDNSKEQYFYCQSGVRSTQAIFALYLTGWPLEKLHNYDSSWIGWSREKSLPLETGIASSGTTTKVN, encoded by the coding sequence ATGAAAACCGGGATAATCAGGATTGTGCTGCTGGCGGCAGGCCTTATGGGACTTATGTCTTTTGCTGCTTACGCGGAAACTGCGGACTACAAGGGGTTTGAACGGGGCAACGCCCTGATCAGCGTACAGGAGCTGAAACAGTTGATCGACCGCAACGATGGAAAGCTGGTGATCCTGGCTGCGGAAAATAACGCCGAATATGGTCGTGGGCATATCCCCGGCGCCCGCCAGGTTGACCGTCCGGCCTACGAGGCGCCGCCTGAAACACAAAACGGCGTCAACGGCAATATCATCAGCCCCGAAGGTTTCACCGCCATGGCCCGGAAACTGGGGATCGATCCCGACTCCACCGTGGTGGTCTACGACACTAAATACGATGCCACCCGGCTCTGGTGGGCCTTTAGCTATTACGGCAAGGGAGATGTGCGGGTGCTGGACGGCGGCCTGAAGGCATGGAAGGCTGCCGGATATCCGATAGAGACGCTCGCTCCGGCCGCACCAGCCAAAACCGGCACCTTTACGGCACGGGTGGCCTTGCCGTCGCTGCGCGTTGATACTGCTGATATTGTGGCAGCCCGGCAAAGCGGCAAAGCACAGCTCTGGGACAACCGCGACAGCAAGGAGTTTACCGGTGAAGAACTGAAGAAAGGGGCAGTGCGTGCCGGTCGAATTCCCGGCAGCGTTTCCAGCGACTGGATTCATTTCAAGAAAAAGGACAATCAGGCCGAATGGCTCCCGGCGGCAGAACTGAAGACGGTGCTGGCGCGGCAGGGGTACGACAACAGCAAGGAACAGTATTTTTACTGCCAGTCCGGCGTCCGCTCCACCCAGGCCATATTCGCTCTGTACCTGACCGGCTGGCCCCTTGAAAAGTTGCACAACTACGACAGCTCCTGGATCGGCTGGTCACGGGAGAAGAGCCTGCCCCTTGAGACCGGGATTGCATCAAGCGGAACAACCACAAAGGTCAACTGA
- a CDS encoding DUF2325 domain-containing protein encodes MSIVLVGGMDRLGEQYRMEAQRHGKDISIFSQDDASVSSRIKKAEAVVIFTNKVSHQARHRAVNTAKKEGVPVFMHHSCGVCSLRECLNCLEIIGRQKESANNKGGYK; translated from the coding sequence ATGAGCATTGTACTGGTTGGCGGCATGGACCGCCTGGGAGAACAATACCGTATGGAAGCGCAGCGGCACGGCAAGGATATCAGTATCTTCAGCCAGGATGACGCTTCCGTCAGCTCCAGGATAAAAAAAGCCGAAGCAGTGGTGATCTTCACCAACAAGGTGTCCCATCAGGCTCGCCACCGGGCGGTGAATACCGCTAAAAAAGAAGGGGTGCCGGTGTTCATGCACCACTCCTGCGGGGTGTGCAGCCTGCGGGAATGCCTGAACTGCCTTGAGATCATCGGACGGCAGAAAGAATCTGCCAACAACAAAGGAGGATACAAATGA
- a CDS encoding ABC transporter substrate-binding protein, with product MKRIKLAVGSIAAVAALAFGIAGTATANKVEAPAKIVVSDAKTTHHLNLYVAQELGLFKKRNLDVSIVDAKELAAARDAVVSGRADVFWSCPTVAIAAVANGAPIKVISQVKTPCTSVLVVRKDSPIKTWKDLKGKHIAGISPTCEAVIAYEKKARENGGEYILEKLAGGPAIAALEAGKVDGAILEEPHVSIAELKGFKVVLRDAASEVPCRTINARTGYLKENSAALKRFIEAIGEANAIILKNPNSKQVVDIAVKYTGAPADAIKHGNGRLKFTTVIQEKGLDALAAELVALKNIKEKPGDKLYALEFKGITWGK from the coding sequence ATGAAACGGATCAAACTGGCAGTAGGAAGTATTGCGGCTGTGGCAGCTCTGGCATTCGGCATTGCAGGCACCGCCACCGCCAACAAGGTTGAAGCCCCTGCAAAAATCGTGGTGTCCGACGCCAAGACCACCCACCACCTGAACCTGTACGTGGCCCAGGAGCTGGGACTGTTCAAGAAGCGCAATCTGGATGTCTCCATCGTTGACGCCAAGGAGCTGGCCGCTGCCCGCGACGCAGTGGTGTCCGGACGGGCCGACGTCTTCTGGTCCTGCCCCACCGTGGCCATTGCCGCCGTGGCCAACGGCGCGCCGATCAAGGTGATCTCCCAGGTAAAAACCCCCTGCACCTCGGTGCTGGTGGTCAGAAAAGACTCCCCCATCAAGACTTGGAAAGACCTGAAAGGCAAGCATATCGCCGGTATCTCCCCCACCTGCGAGGCGGTGATCGCCTATGAGAAAAAGGCCCGTGAGAACGGCGGGGAATACATCCTTGAAAAACTGGCCGGTGGTCCGGCCATTGCCGCCCTGGAAGCCGGCAAGGTTGACGGCGCCATTCTGGAAGAGCCCCACGTCAGCATTGCTGAATTGAAAGGCTTCAAAGTGGTGTTGCGTGACGCCGCGTCGGAAGTGCCCTGCCGCACCATCAATGCCCGCACCGGCTATCTGAAAGAGAACTCCGCTGCCCTGAAGCGGTTCATCGAAGCCATTGGCGAGGCAAACGCCATCATCCTCAAAAACCCCAACTCAAAGCAGGTGGTGGACATTGCCGTCAAGTACACCGGCGCCCCTGCCGACGCCATCAAGCACGGCAATGGCCGCCTGAAGTTCACCACCGTGATCCAGGAAAAGGGTCTTGATGCACTGGCGGCCGAGCTGGTGGCCCTGAAAAACATCAAGGAAAAGCCGGGCGACAAACTGTATGCCCTCGAATTCAAGGGAATCACCTGGGGCAAGTAA
- a CDS encoding ABC transporter permease, whose translation MPADTLITNQFRLRWWNIAFRELGAFLRGSFGSIVSREFLTVLIPLLILWELLPRLGVVPETLVPTPSKTAITFKEMALNLNLLFHLKASAIRFGLGFAIALITAFPIGVLMGWNLFIRKHVLPLFQILAPVPPPAWVPITIILLGVGLPMQVFLIFLGVFYPILFNTYQGIKETDPRYLASARVFGASEFTLITRVYIWHALGSVIMGIKIGIALGLIMLVIAEMYGGNSGIGFLLLEAKEFFQIDRMVVCMVILGFIGWFLIEVMKYIELKLAVWRIGR comes from the coding sequence ATGCCTGCTGACACGCTGATCACCAACCAATTCAGACTACGCTGGTGGAACATCGCCTTCCGTGAACTGGGCGCGTTCCTGCGCGGTTCCTTTGGCAGCATCGTTTCCCGCGAGTTCCTGACCGTGCTGATCCCGCTGTTAATCCTCTGGGAACTGCTGCCCCGGCTGGGGGTGGTGCCGGAAACACTGGTGCCCACCCCCAGCAAAACCGCCATTACCTTCAAGGAAATGGCGCTGAATCTGAACCTGCTGTTCCACCTGAAGGCCAGCGCCATCCGCTTCGGACTGGGCTTTGCCATTGCGCTGATCACCGCCTTTCCCATCGGCGTGCTGATGGGCTGGAACCTGTTCATCCGCAAGCATGTTCTGCCGCTGTTTCAGATTCTGGCGCCGGTGCCGCCCCCGGCCTGGGTACCGATCACCATCATCCTGCTGGGGGTGGGGCTGCCGATGCAGGTATTCCTGATCTTCCTGGGGGTCTTCTATCCGATCCTGTTCAACACCTACCAGGGGATCAAGGAGACCGACCCACGCTATCTGGCCTCGGCCCGAGTCTTCGGGGCCAGCGAGTTCACCCTGATCACCAGGGTCTACATCTGGCACGCCCTGGGCTCGGTGATCATGGGGATCAAGATCGGCATCGCCCTGGGGTTGATCATGCTGGTTATTGCCGAGATGTACGGCGGCAACTCCGGCATCGGCTTCCTGCTGCTGGAGGCCAAGGAGTTCTTCCAGATCGACCGGATGGTGGTCTGCATGGTGATTCTGGGCTTTATCGGCTGGTTTTTGATCGAAGTAATGAAATACATAGAGTTAAAGCTGGCTGTCTGGCGGATCGGCAGGTAA
- a CDS encoding ABC transporter ATP-binding protein → MIEARRISKFISVVNDDRSAEGFTVLNSVSLTIESGSFVSLLGPSGCGKSTFLEILAGLQAPSDGQVWINGKLVLEPLPATRKEMEEYRRKYRFLSPIANSLFRDNPKHDIAMIFQDYAVFPWMTARQNVLFTLKLRGVPKAEREGAAAHYLRLVGLAGSENKYPSQLSGGMRQRLALARALSVEPQVILMDEPFAAVDALTRERLQEDLLRLWQETKKTIVLVTHDVDEAVYLSDEVVVFAPLPGSIRNRVTIDIPRPRRRSSPELKQFTERLLAMYKFDTIHETDYVI, encoded by the coding sequence ATGATTGAAGCGCGACGCATATCCAAATTCATATCCGTGGTCAACGACGACCGCAGCGCCGAGGGGTTCACGGTGCTTAACTCCGTGTCGCTCACCATTGAGAGCGGCTCCTTTGTCTCGCTCCTGGGTCCATCCGGCTGCGGCAAATCAACCTTTCTGGAGATTCTGGCAGGCCTGCAGGCCCCCAGCGACGGCCAGGTCTGGATCAACGGCAAGCTGGTGCTGGAGCCGCTGCCCGCCACCCGCAAAGAGATGGAGGAGTACCGCAGGAAGTACCGTTTCCTCTCCCCCATCGCCAACAGCCTGTTCCGGGACAACCCCAAGCACGATATCGCCATGATCTTTCAGGATTACGCCGTCTTCCCCTGGATGACCGCCCGTCAGAACGTGCTCTTTACCCTGAAACTGCGCGGCGTGCCCAAGGCTGAGCGGGAAGGCGCCGCGGCCCACTACCTGCGCCTGGTGGGGCTGGCCGGGTCCGAGAACAAGTACCCATCCCAGCTTTCCGGCGGCATGCGCCAGCGGCTGGCCCTGGCCCGAGCGCTGTCCGTAGAGCCGCAGGTGATCCTGATGGATGAGCCGTTCGCCGCTGTGGATGCCCTCACCCGCGAGCGGCTGCAGGAAGACCTGCTGCGGCTCTGGCAGGAAACGAAAAAGACCATTGTGCTGGTCACCCATGATGTGGATGAGGCGGTCTATCTTTCCGATGAGGTGGTGGTCTTCGCCCCCCTGCCCGGCTCCATCCGCAACCGGGTCACCATCGACATCCCACGTCCCCGGCGGCGGTCATCGCCTGAACTGAAGCAGTTCACGGAGCGGCTGCTGGCCATGTACAAGTTCGACACCATCCATGAAACGGATTACGTGATTTAG
- the cysK gene encoding cysteine synthase A, producing MSEATFRNTIYDDITGAIGRTPLVRLRRLTEGLPAQVVAKVESFNPLNSVKCRIGAAMIEAAERDGKLKPGMTVIEPTSGNTGIGLAFACRAKGYRLVITMPETMSIERRKLMQMLGAELVLTPGPDGMTGSINKAKELARAIPGSFIPLQFENPANPQVHRETTAEEIWADTSGHVDILVAGVGTGGTITGTGEVLKARKPEFKAIAVEPEASPVLSGGRPGPHRIQGIGAGFVPAILNRKIIDEVVQVTNEAAFETARRVALEEGVLCGISSGAAVWAALQVAARQENAGKLIVVILPDSGERYITTQLSEQGE from the coding sequence ATGTCAGAGGCAACCTTCCGTAACACCATCTACGATGACATCACCGGCGCCATCGGCCGTACTCCTCTGGTACGATTGCGCCGTCTGACCGAAGGCCTGCCCGCACAGGTAGTAGCCAAGGTGGAATCCTTCAACCCCTTAAACAGTGTCAAGTGCCGTATCGGCGCGGCCATGATCGAAGCGGCGGAACGGGACGGCAAACTGAAGCCCGGCATGACCGTCATCGAACCCACCTCCGGCAACACCGGCATCGGCTTGGCCTTTGCCTGCCGGGCCAAGGGTTACCGGCTGGTGATCACCATGCCGGAGACCATGTCCATCGAGCGGCGCAAACTGATGCAGATGCTGGGAGCCGAACTGGTACTTACCCCCGGACCAGACGGCATGACCGGCTCCATCAACAAGGCAAAGGAACTGGCCCGGGCCATCCCCGGCAGCTTCATTCCGCTGCAATTCGAGAACCCGGCAAACCCCCAGGTACACCGGGAAACCACCGCCGAAGAGATCTGGGCCGACACCAGTGGCCATGTGGACATCCTGGTGGCAGGGGTTGGCACCGGAGGCACCATCACCGGCACCGGCGAGGTGTTGAAGGCCCGCAAGCCTGAATTCAAGGCCATCGCCGTGGAACCGGAGGCATCGCCGGTACTGTCCGGCGGCAGACCGGGACCGCACCGCATCCAGGGGATCGGCGCCGGATTCGTGCCGGCCATCCTGAATCGCAAGATCATTGATGAAGTGGTGCAGGTAACCAACGAAGCGGCCTTTGAGACTGCCCGGCGGGTGGCGCTGGAGGAAGGGGTTCTTTGCGGTATTTCATCAGGCGCTGCGGTCTGGGCTGCATTGCAGGTGGCTGCCCGGCAGGAGAACGCCGGTAAGCTGATTGTGGTGATCCTGCCCGATTCGGGAGAGCGCTACATCACCACCCAGTTGTCGGAGCAGGGGGAGTAA
- a CDS encoding rhodanese-like domain-containing protein codes for MKTLCKLFVLLTVLGVGAVCQAAEKAKDGFPVISSEQLKAQLDSKAAGLTLIDARTSVEYREAHIVTAISLPVTELEKDASLLKVPKDARLVFYCNGVKCGKSGKAALIARSAGYKDISIYAEGMPVWEEKGYPMYTGPDYDKSVKTSMLKPAAVKALLDAAPATVTVVDVRDAKQFAEGHVPGAINIPVETFAAGSGVLDKAKQIIVYCNSGSSSYNAYRKLQKLAYPNIAQMIFADWKADGLPIAK; via the coding sequence ATGAAAACATTATGTAAGTTGTTCGTGCTGCTGACAGTTTTGGGGGTGGGCGCTGTCTGCCAGGCCGCTGAAAAGGCCAAAGATGGTTTTCCGGTCATAAGCAGCGAGCAGCTCAAGGCTCAACTGGACAGTAAGGCTGCCGGCCTGACGCTGATAGATGCGCGCACATCGGTGGAATACCGGGAAGCGCATATCGTGACGGCGATCAGCCTTCCCGTGACGGAGCTGGAAAAAGACGCATCGCTGCTGAAAGTGCCCAAAGATGCCCGGCTTGTATTCTACTGTAACGGTGTCAAATGCGGCAAAAGTGGCAAGGCAGCCCTGATTGCCCGTTCGGCGGGGTACAAGGATATTTCGATCTATGCCGAAGGGATGCCGGTCTGGGAAGAAAAAGGGTATCCCATGTACACCGGGCCGGATTACGACAAGTCAGTCAAGACCAGCATGCTTAAACCTGCTGCGGTGAAAGCGCTGCTTGATGCCGCACCTGCAACCGTAACCGTCGTCGATGTCCGCGATGCCAAGCAGTTTGCCGAAGGCCACGTGCCGGGCGCGATCAACATTCCGGTCGAGACCTTTGCCGCAGGGTCCGGTGTTCTGGACAAGGCAAAGCAGATCATTGTGTATTGCAACTCGGGGAGCAGCAGCTACAATGCCTATCGCAAGCTGCAAAAGCTGGCCTACCCGAACATCGCCCAGATGATATTTGCCGACTGGAAGGCGGATGGACTGCCGATAGCGAAATAG
- a CDS encoding DsrE/DsrF/DrsH-like family protein, with translation MSDKNKLSIIAMSGDFDKTIAVFTLASGAAAVNYEVNIFFTFWGLNSIKKETGRHFLGQGVMARFFNFLLGGRKNLPLSRLNFGGVSPLLMTGMMRDKNVATLEELFEASKALGVNFYACEMAMHVLGLTKDDFIPEVKDVLGVASFLELSKGGQTLFI, from the coding sequence ATGTCAGACAAGAACAAGCTTTCCATCATCGCCATGAGCGGTGATTTCGATAAAACCATTGCCGTATTCACCCTGGCTTCCGGCGCTGCCGCAGTCAACTACGAGGTGAACATCTTCTTCACCTTTTGGGGATTGAACAGCATCAAGAAAGAGACCGGCCGCCACTTTCTCGGCCAGGGGGTCATGGCCCGTTTCTTCAACTTCCTGCTGGGAGGAAGAAAAAACCTGCCGCTCAGCCGTCTCAACTTCGGAGGAGTAAGCCCGCTGCTGATGACCGGCATGATGCGGGACAAGAATGTAGCCACCCTGGAGGAGCTGTTTGAGGCGTCCAAGGCGCTGGGGGTCAACTTCTACGCCTGCGAGATGGCCATGCACGTGCTGGGACTTACCAAAGACGATTTCATACCGGAGGTGAAGGACGTGCTGGGTGTCGCTTCCTTCCTGGAACTTTCGAAAGGAGGTCAGACACTGTTCATATGA